A DNA window from Hymenobacter volaticus contains the following coding sequences:
- the add gene encoding adenosine deaminase, protein MKPIFTSHPLEPTLAARLRAMPKVEIHVHLEGAADAATVWEMARRNNLPLPAQTLADWEAFYEFQDFAHFVQVWYLATRSLRTAEDYAWLVERFVHQQAAQNIRYSEAFFSPQLHFDRDLTPTQLLDALEQGAQAGEAATGSRVRFLVDLDRSRGADDSAEAALQFALAGRARNGLFLGLSIGGPEVGYPPELFTDLFARARTAGLRIVAHAGETTGPASVWGALRSLHAERIGHGISALDDPTLLAELHHTQTPLDVSPTSNYCLKVVPTDQPHPIRQLLEARVLVTLNSDDPPMFSTDLVNEYYTLAQQGFTWPELWQLNLNTLEASFLPAEEKALLRRQWQQFSQSIEE, encoded by the coding sequence ATGAAGCCTATTTTCACGTCTCACCCTCTCGAACCTACCTTGGCCGCGCGACTGCGCGCCATGCCCAAAGTTGAAATCCATGTGCATTTAGAAGGGGCGGCCGATGCGGCTACTGTATGGGAAATGGCCCGCCGCAATAATCTGCCGTTGCCTGCCCAGACCCTCGCCGATTGGGAGGCGTTTTATGAATTCCAGGATTTCGCGCACTTCGTGCAGGTGTGGTACTTGGCAACGCGCAGCTTGCGTACGGCCGAGGATTACGCGTGGCTAGTAGAACGGTTTGTCCACCAACAAGCCGCGCAAAATATCCGCTATTCCGAGGCTTTTTTCAGCCCGCAGCTGCACTTCGACCGAGACCTGACACCCACCCAATTGCTAGATGCGCTGGAGCAGGGCGCGCAGGCTGGGGAAGCAGCTACCGGTAGCCGGGTGCGCTTTCTGGTTGATTTGGACCGCAGCCGCGGAGCCGATGATTCGGCGGAAGCAGCTTTGCAGTTTGCATTGGCCGGACGGGCACGTAACGGGTTGTTTCTGGGCCTGAGCATTGGCGGGCCCGAAGTAGGCTACCCGCCGGAGCTTTTCACTGACCTTTTTGCTCGCGCCCGGACCGCTGGTTTGCGCATCGTAGCCCACGCCGGCGAAACAACTGGTCCAGCTAGCGTGTGGGGCGCTTTGCGCAGTCTGCATGCCGAGCGCATCGGCCACGGCATTAGTGCCCTCGACGACCCGACCCTGCTAGCCGAATTGCACCACACCCAAACGCCGCTCGACGTGTCGCCTACTAGCAACTATTGCCTTAAGGTAGTCCCCACCGACCAGCCCCACCCGATCCGGCAGTTACTTGAAGCCAGGGTGCTCGTTACGCTCAATTCCGACGACCCACCCATGTTTTCCACCGACTTAGTTAATGAATACTACACTTTGGCCCAGCAAGGATTTACGTGGCCGGAGCTGTGGCAGCTAAACCTAAATACCTTGGAAGCCAGCTTTCTACCCGCCGAAGAAAAAGCTCTTTTGCGGCGGCAGTGGCAGCAGTTTTCCCAAAGCATTGAAGAATAG
- a CDS encoding MFS transporter: MAIIGALFFIFGFITWLNGTLIPFLKIACELTYSQALLVTFAFYIAYVFLAIPSSLILQKTGFKNGMALGLVVMAGGALVFVPAAQIRSFPLFLSGLFVQGAGLALLQTASNPYASILGPIESAAQRISILGICNKVAGALSPVLIGAVVLKGATELEGQLAKAISPAAKAELLQELADRVVFPYVVMAGALLVLALLIRLSGLPEIATQPDAAEVSALEPAGSIWHFPHLLLGWALFFAVLVSR, from the coding sequence CTGGCTATTATTGGCGCGCTTTTTTTCATTTTTGGGTTTATCACCTGGCTGAACGGCACGCTGATACCCTTTCTGAAAATTGCCTGCGAACTAACCTATTCGCAGGCCCTGCTGGTTACGTTTGCCTTTTACATTGCCTACGTCTTTCTGGCGATTCCTTCCTCGCTGATCCTGCAAAAAACAGGGTTCAAGAATGGCATGGCCCTCGGCTTGGTAGTAATGGCAGGGGGCGCGCTCGTATTTGTGCCGGCGGCGCAGATTCGGTCGTTTCCTCTCTTTCTCTCGGGCTTGTTTGTGCAAGGAGCAGGACTAGCGTTGTTGCAAACGGCATCCAACCCGTACGCGAGCATTTTGGGGCCTATAGAAAGTGCGGCCCAACGCATTAGTATCCTAGGTATCTGTAATAAAGTAGCCGGAGCCCTTAGTCCAGTGCTAATAGGTGCAGTTGTATTGAAGGGAGCTACCGAGTTAGAAGGCCAACTGGCCAAAGCAATTTCGCCAGCTGCCAAAGCCGAACTGCTGCAAGAGTTAGCCGACCGGGTAGTTTTTCCTTACGTGGTGATGGCCGGGGCACTACTGGTACTCGCGCTGTTGATTAGGCTGTCGGGCTTGCCGGAGATTGCCACGCAGCCGGACGCAGCAGAAGTTAGTGCGCTAGAGCCGGCGGGTAGCATCTGGCACTTTCCACATCTACTGCTGGGGTGGGCGCTATTTTTTGCTGTGTTGGTGTCGAGGTGA
- a CDS encoding glycosyl hydrolase family 18 protein codes for MKRILWLLVTCLLLQARVVQGQFRVVGYLPSWRGDINPAQLAQLTHVNYAFVHPTATGGLEPMQNPDKLRQLVKAAHAAKVRVLVSVGGWHDGNHSAFDSIGANSALTSVFVTNLVRLAQEYQLDGIDMDWEHPDARTASGYATLMQQLAAQLRPQGKLLTAAIAGGTWAGPGIASSVFDCVDFMNIMAYDAPAPTHSTYADAVQTLAYWKGRGLPVNKTVLGVPFYGQPGGVAFTALLAQGADPKMDLFSGVGYNGLPTIKSKTKLALDQASGIMIWELSQDAVGATSLLSAIHEEVRRRAPTKPATH; via the coding sequence ATGAAAAGAATACTGTGGTTACTAGTGACTTGCCTACTGCTGCAAGCTAGGGTGGTGCAGGGCCAGTTTCGGGTGGTGGGCTACTTACCGTCTTGGCGCGGCGACATTAATCCGGCGCAGCTCGCTCAGCTCACGCACGTCAACTACGCTTTTGTGCATCCCACTGCTACCGGTGGTTTAGAGCCTATGCAGAATCCCGATAAACTCAGACAACTAGTAAAAGCCGCCCACGCTGCCAAAGTGCGGGTACTCGTCTCGGTGGGTGGCTGGCATGATGGCAACCACAGTGCCTTCGATTCTATCGGAGCCAACTCAGCTCTTACCAGCGTTTTCGTTACCAACTTGGTGCGTTTGGCGCAGGAATACCAGCTCGATGGTATTGATATGGACTGGGAGCACCCGGATGCACGCACAGCCAGCGGCTATGCCACTTTGATGCAGCAATTAGCCGCGCAGCTTCGTCCTCAAGGTAAGCTGCTCACAGCCGCAATAGCGGGCGGCACTTGGGCCGGGCCCGGCATAGCAAGCAGTGTGTTCGACTGCGTCGACTTCATGAACATTATGGCTTACGACGCTCCAGCGCCAACTCACTCAACCTATGCCGACGCAGTGCAAACCCTCGCTTATTGGAAGGGACGCGGTTTGCCGGTTAACAAAACGGTATTGGGTGTGCCTTTTTACGGTCAGCCTGGTGGTGTGGCGTTTACAGCCTTACTAGCTCAAGGTGCCGACCCGAAGATGGATTTGTTTTCCGGGGTCGGCTACAACGGCTTGCCCACGATCAAAAGCAAAACCAAACTGGCCTTGGATCAAGCCAGTGGAATTATGATCTGGGAGCTGTCGCAGGATGCAGTTGGTGCTACCTCTCTGCTTTCAGCTATCCATGAGGAAGTACGGCGCCGTGCTCCAACAAAGCCTGCTACTCACTAG
- a CDS encoding SusD/RagB family nutrient-binding outer membrane lipoprotein produces MKSIFPKHAVLASAALLLASSCTDNFEDVNTNPATYTQSSFDANYLLTQSQLTYTGSTDFAYETWRANLIHCSMFVQGMATVISYWAGDKYLLNEGYTAAYWEKSYSEQVKSVTDLVEQTRNKPQYKNLHQMARIMRALIMERITDLYGDVPYVEAGQGYYTGVITPKYDKQEDIYTDLLKEVSEATAALDPAADISANDVFFKGNIEQWQRFGNSLILRMAMRLTKVNEATAKQYATQVQGKTMQSNADNAIVLHDAVGGRTTQNRNSQVLLGDGGQEHYYVKWSKTFIDYLKTNNDPRLTRIAVTRLYTSDATKTPSQTPIATFAAQKGLPNGRDLSGRPAYDVSTAPDYTSIPDYSSPSPGMIKRNGPTFVLTYAESELLLAEAAQRWGLGSAVAHYNAGVTAAITCLSQYDAALTIPAAEATTYLAAHPYNAGNGLQMINTQYWAHTNTLLDFYESWSNWRRTGIPVLTPVSYPNNATSGQIPRRFPYPTAEITSNPNNYRAASGAVTGGDNLTGRVWWDK; encoded by the coding sequence ATGAAAAGCATATTTCCAAAACATGCCGTGCTAGCCAGTGCCGCCCTGTTGCTGGCCAGTAGCTGTACCGACAATTTCGAAGACGTCAACACCAATCCAGCGACTTATACCCAAAGCTCGTTTGATGCCAATTACTTGCTCACGCAGTCGCAGCTTACGTACACGGGCAGTACTGACTTTGCTTACGAAACCTGGCGCGCCAATCTGATTCACTGCTCGATGTTTGTGCAGGGCATGGCCACGGTGATCAGCTATTGGGCCGGCGACAAATACTTGCTCAACGAGGGCTATACGGCCGCTTACTGGGAGAAAAGCTACAGCGAGCAAGTGAAGTCGGTAACTGACTTGGTGGAGCAAACCCGCAACAAGCCGCAGTACAAAAACCTGCACCAGATGGCGCGCATCATGCGGGCTTTGATCATGGAGCGCATCACTGACCTCTACGGCGACGTGCCGTATGTGGAGGCGGGTCAAGGCTACTACACCGGCGTCATCACCCCGAAGTACGACAAGCAGGAAGACATCTACACCGACTTGTTGAAGGAAGTGAGCGAAGCCACCGCGGCCCTCGATCCGGCAGCTGACATTTCGGCCAACGATGTGTTTTTCAAAGGCAACATCGAGCAGTGGCAGCGGTTCGGCAATTCGTTGATTTTGCGCATGGCCATGCGCCTAACCAAGGTAAATGAGGCCACTGCTAAGCAGTACGCCACCCAGGTGCAGGGTAAAACCATGCAAAGCAACGCCGACAACGCCATTGTGCTGCACGACGCGGTTGGCGGACGCACCACCCAGAACCGCAACAGCCAAGTACTGCTCGGCGACGGTGGTCAGGAACACTACTACGTGAAATGGTCGAAGACTTTCATTGACTACCTGAAAACCAACAACGACCCGCGCCTAACTCGAATCGCAGTTACGCGGCTCTACACCAGCGATGCCACCAAAACTCCGAGCCAGACGCCTATAGCCACTTTCGCGGCGCAAAAGGGTTTGCCTAATGGCCGGGACTTAAGTGGCCGGCCCGCATACGATGTGTCGACAGCGCCTGATTACACCTCAATTCCCGACTATTCGTCGCCGAGCCCGGGCATGATCAAGCGCAATGGTCCGACGTTCGTGCTGACGTATGCCGAGTCGGAACTGCTGCTAGCAGAGGCTGCACAGCGCTGGGGCCTGGGTAGCGCCGTGGCGCACTACAATGCGGGCGTAACGGCTGCTATAACCTGCCTCAGCCAATACGATGCAGCATTGACCATCCCCGCGGCGGAGGCTACCACTTACCTGGCTGCGCATCCTTACAACGCTGGCAATGGCTTGCAAATGATTAACACGCAGTATTGGGCCCACACCAACACCTTGCTAGATTTCTACGAGTCGTGGTCGAACTGGCGCCGCACTGGCATCCCGGTACTCACGCCAGTATCGTATCCCAACAACGCAACCAGTGGGCAGATTCCGCGCCGCTTCCCTTACCCAACTGCGGAAATCACCTCCAACCCCAACAACTACCGCGCCGCCAGCGGCGCCGTAACGGGTGGTGATAACCTAACGGGCCGGGTATGGTGGGACAAGTAA
- a CDS encoding beta-N-acetylhexosaminidase, translating to MLFNLTLKARVCGLLATGLLTSQIALAQGSEISAQSLGLVPLPREVKAYAATYVLPQKINVYAVSPAERNVATLLQGMLTPLGKTVTLTTNRQTAQIVLATAATTSPEAYQLVVDKGGVKITAAGGPGLFYGTQTLLQLLPPRAAATAKVPYVRITDQPAFQWRGGMLDVCRHFFPVSFVKKYIDFLAAYKMNTFHWHLTDDQGWRIEIKKYPKLTEISAFRSETLLGAQQQMKTPADFKYDGTPYGGFYTQEQIKDVIAYAQKRYVTIVPEIEMPGHSVAILAAYPELACKPGPYQTWTKWGVNEDIVCPTEPTFQFFENVLTEVSALFPGKYIHIGGDEAPKARWKESAAVQEIMKREGFTDVEKVQGWFNRRIEKFLEGKGKKLIGWDEILEGGIAPSATVMSWRGEKGGIEAAQHGHDVVMTPTTNLYLDYGQNPQPHSPYEPLMIGGYLPLAKVYSYNPLPKELTPEQQKHIMGVGPTCGPSTSRPQKKRSTCCSRALWPPPK from the coding sequence ATGCTCTTTAACCTTACATTGAAAGCCCGGGTATGCGGGCTGCTAGCCACAGGTCTATTAACTAGCCAGATAGCGCTGGCCCAAGGATCAGAAATATCCGCGCAAAGCCTCGGGCTGGTACCCCTGCCACGGGAGGTCAAAGCCTACGCCGCCACCTACGTACTGCCCCAAAAAATAAACGTGTACGCCGTTAGCCCGGCTGAGCGCAACGTGGCCACCCTGCTGCAAGGCATGCTAACACCGCTTGGCAAAACGGTCACGCTCACCACCAACCGCCAAACGGCCCAAATCGTCCTCGCTACTGCCGCCACAACCAGTCCTGAAGCCTACCAGCTTGTGGTCGATAAGGGGGGCGTCAAGATTACAGCGGCGGGTGGACCAGGGCTGTTTTATGGCACCCAGACGTTGTTGCAACTACTGCCACCCCGCGCCGCGGCTACCGCCAAGGTGCCTTACGTGCGCATCACCGACCAACCCGCTTTTCAATGGCGTGGGGGCATGCTCGACGTGTGCCGCCATTTCTTTCCGGTGTCGTTTGTCAAGAAGTACATCGACTTTTTGGCCGCTTACAAGATGAATACGTTTCATTGGCACCTGACCGACGACCAGGGATGGCGCATCGAAATCAAGAAGTACCCGAAGCTCACGGAAATCAGCGCCTTCCGTTCGGAAACCTTGCTTGGCGCGCAGCAACAGATGAAAACGCCAGCCGACTTCAAGTACGACGGCACGCCTTACGGGGGCTTCTACACCCAAGAGCAAATCAAGGACGTGATAGCCTATGCCCAGAAGCGCTACGTCACTATTGTGCCGGAAATAGAAATGCCGGGCCACTCGGTAGCTATTCTGGCGGCGTATCCCGAATTGGCTTGCAAGCCGGGGCCCTATCAAACCTGGACTAAGTGGGGCGTTAATGAGGATATTGTGTGTCCCACCGAGCCGACCTTTCAGTTCTTTGAGAATGTGCTGACCGAAGTAAGTGCCTTGTTTCCGGGCAAGTACATTCACATTGGTGGTGATGAGGCCCCAAAAGCCCGTTGGAAAGAAAGCGCGGCGGTGCAAGAAATTATGAAGCGCGAAGGCTTCACCGATGTGGAAAAGGTGCAAGGCTGGTTTAACCGTCGCATCGAGAAATTCTTGGAAGGCAAGGGCAAAAAGCTGATTGGCTGGGATGAAATCCTGGAAGGCGGCATCGCGCCAAGCGCCACGGTGATGAGTTGGCGCGGTGAGAAAGGCGGCATCGAGGCCGCCCAGCACGGCCACGACGTGGTGATGACGCCTACCACCAACCTCTACCTTGATTACGGTCAGAACCCGCAGCCGCACAGCCCCTACGAGCCGCTCATGATTGGCGGTTACTTGCCTTTGGCGAAAGTGTATTCCTACAACCCGCTACCCAAAGAACTCACGCCCGAGCAGCAAAAGCATATTATGGGTGTAGGGCCAACATGTGGACCGAGTACATCACGACCCCAGAAAAAGCGGAGTACATGCTGTTCCCGCGCTTTATGGCCGCCGCCGAAGTAG
- a CDS encoding FN3 associated domain-containing protein yields the protein MWTEYITTPEKAEYMLFPRFMAAAEVAWTPAALKSYDAFLPRMGQQFARLDAKKINYRVPEPLGLDSASVVKQGNKTVLTLRTLVPGSQIRYTLDGKMPDETTELYTKPFTVPQSRQITVRAVTVAPNGRKSPPTELLIK from the coding sequence ATGTGGACCGAGTACATCACGACCCCAGAAAAAGCGGAGTACATGCTGTTCCCGCGCTTTATGGCCGCCGCCGAAGTAGCCTGGACGCCCGCCGCCCTGAAAAGCTACGATGCTTTCTTGCCCCGTATGGGTCAGCAATTTGCCCGCCTCGATGCCAAGAAAATCAACTACCGCGTGCCCGAACCCTTAGGTCTAGACAGCGCCAGTGTAGTTAAGCAAGGCAACAAAACCGTGTTGACGCTTCGTACCCTAGTGCCAGGCTCGCAGATTCGCTATACTTTGGATGGGAAGATGCCCGACGAAACCACCGAACTCTACACCAAGCCGTTTACGGTGCCCCAAAGCCGGCAGATTACTGTGCGGGCGGTAACCGTAGCGCCCAATGGCCGCAAAAGTCCACCAACGGAGCTGCTAATCAAGTAG
- a CDS encoding SusC/RagA family TonB-linked outer membrane protein produces the protein MNRSTWLTLLPVLGLHSLAQAQTKTVSGKVTDSKGGALPGVTVIVQGTQQGLSTNADGGYSISVPDNATLVFSSIGYDSKTVAVGSQAVIDVSLVESAQTLNEVVVTALNVARDRRTLGYSVTEIKGTSLTEARETNVANSLVGKVAGLNVNSTSGGPGSSSNVIIRGASSLNQTNQPLYVINGVPVESQPSGGAGATIGNSGGQYDNAPDFGDPISNINPDDIESISVLKGAAASALYGYRAKAGVILITTKSAKGNDGLEFNSNYVVQRVFNLTDWQYEYGQGSNNLKPTSATAAATSGNSSWGGRLDGSNVVQFDGTERPYVAQKDNIRNFYRDGGSFTNTLAFNKSFTGGSVRLSASDLSNKAVVPNSRLDRQTFNFVGTFDPFKHLTIDARANYILEQAKNRPILSDGAGNANFNVAFLPTSLDVRTLQPGTKPDGNELTFNTGNVYNTNPYFAANKFVNNTNRERLLSSVSARYTLDNGLFFQGRVGRDAYSDRITNVTPSGTAYRPLGSLTEITSRFTDLNADGLVGKTFTVGEDFSFTPNLGASYRRTKQEGFQNFGTDFAIFGINTLGNTKTRSVLPIFSDQEIQSVYGSVDFSYREFLFLTATLRRDWFSTLATPGVDNDLSTTYPGVSGSFVFTELWKPQFLTFGKLRAGYSKVGQATNPYQTQLSYALSSSTLLGIPFGNPDNANIPNRGLLASEASEIEFGTELGFAESRVRLDLTFYKKKSTNEIVNAPSSITSGYSGAVLNAGELENKGVEMLLTVVPVKTTDFTWTSSFNTAYNKSTVISLAAGQTQSVYATSRSGVGFVGQLVDKPFGQVLAYDYKYNTDGSIALTPNGTPARGNLTAFGTAFHPWTGGWSNDFTYKRFNLGVLIDGKFGAKIFSATDYYATIFGLRKETLENREGTFGPDNVDAATYYGTLANNVSKQFVQDASFIKLRQLTLGYSFPSALFNNKVQRLTLSLVARNLFFIRRLTDNIDPEGSYNAFSQGLELGGVPPSRTLGLNLSAKF, from the coding sequence ATGAACAGATCTACTTGGCTTACTTTACTGCCAGTATTAGGCTTGCACAGCTTAGCACAGGCGCAAACCAAAACGGTATCCGGCAAGGTAACCGACTCGAAAGGGGGCGCACTGCCGGGGGTTACTGTTATTGTGCAGGGTACTCAGCAGGGCCTTAGCACGAATGCGGATGGAGGCTATTCCATTTCCGTGCCCGACAATGCCACGCTCGTTTTCTCGTCTATTGGGTACGATTCCAAAACGGTTGCTGTAGGTTCGCAAGCCGTTATCGACGTTTCGCTGGTTGAAAGTGCCCAGACGCTCAATGAAGTAGTGGTAACAGCCCTGAACGTGGCGCGTGACCGCAGAACGCTGGGCTACTCGGTAACTGAAATCAAAGGCACCTCACTCACGGAAGCCCGCGAAACCAACGTAGCTAACTCGCTGGTAGGTAAAGTGGCGGGCTTGAACGTAAACTCCACTTCGGGCGGACCGGGTTCGTCGAGCAACGTGATTATTCGGGGTGCCTCCAGCCTCAACCAAACCAACCAGCCGTTGTACGTCATCAACGGGGTGCCAGTAGAAAGCCAGCCTAGCGGCGGCGCTGGCGCGACCATCGGCAACAGCGGCGGCCAGTACGACAACGCTCCCGATTTCGGCGACCCTATTTCCAACATCAACCCCGACGACATCGAGTCGATTTCGGTGCTGAAGGGAGCCGCAGCGTCGGCGCTATATGGCTACCGGGCCAAGGCGGGCGTAATTCTGATTACCACCAAAAGCGCCAAAGGCAACGACGGCCTGGAGTTCAACAGCAACTATGTGGTGCAGCGGGTGTTCAACCTTACCGATTGGCAGTACGAATACGGCCAAGGGTCCAACAACCTGAAGCCCACCTCGGCAACCGCCGCCGCTACATCGGGCAACTCCAGCTGGGGCGGCCGTCTCGATGGCTCCAACGTGGTGCAATTTGATGGGACAGAGCGGCCCTACGTGGCGCAGAAAGACAACATCCGCAACTTCTACCGCGACGGGGGCAGCTTTACTAATACGCTCGCCTTCAACAAAAGCTTCACTGGGGGCTCGGTCCGGTTGTCGGCTAGCGACTTGTCCAACAAAGCCGTAGTGCCGAACTCGCGCCTCGACCGGCAGACGTTCAACTTTGTAGGCACGTTTGACCCGTTCAAGCACTTAACCATTGACGCGCGCGCCAACTACATTTTGGAGCAAGCCAAAAACCGGCCGATTCTGTCGGACGGAGCAGGCAACGCCAACTTTAACGTAGCGTTCCTACCAACCAGCTTGGACGTGCGCACTTTGCAGCCGGGCACTAAACCAGATGGCAACGAACTGACCTTCAATACGGGCAACGTATATAATACCAACCCCTACTTTGCGGCCAACAAGTTCGTCAACAACACCAACCGTGAGCGGCTGCTCTCGTCGGTGTCAGCACGCTATACGCTTGACAACGGCTTGTTTTTTCAGGGCCGGGTTGGGCGCGACGCGTATTCGGACCGTATCACCAACGTAACTCCTTCCGGCACGGCCTACCGTCCGCTGGGTAGCCTCACCGAAATAACATCGCGGTTTACTGACCTCAACGCCGACGGGCTGGTCGGCAAGACCTTCACGGTTGGGGAAGATTTCTCGTTCACCCCTAACCTAGGGGCCAGCTACCGCCGCACTAAGCAGGAAGGCTTCCAGAATTTCGGTACCGATTTCGCCATTTTCGGCATCAACACCCTTGGCAACACCAAAACCCGGTCGGTGCTCCCCATTTTCAGCGATCAGGAAATCCAGTCGGTGTACGGCTCGGTGGACTTCTCGTATCGGGAGTTTCTGTTCCTGACGGCCACTCTCCGGCGCGACTGGTTTTCGACGCTGGCCACGCCCGGCGTTGACAACGACCTGAGCACCACGTATCCAGGGGTAAGCGGCTCGTTTGTGTTTACCGAGCTTTGGAAGCCTCAGTTCCTGACGTTCGGTAAGCTCCGGGCCGGCTATTCGAAAGTGGGGCAGGCTACCAATCCCTACCAGACGCAGCTGAGTTATGCCCTGTCGTCGTCGACGCTGCTGGGCATACCGTTCGGCAACCCCGACAATGCTAATATTCCGAACCGCGGCCTACTAGCTTCAGAGGCCTCAGAAATTGAGTTCGGTACCGAACTCGGTTTTGCCGAGAGCCGCGTGCGCCTGGACTTGACTTTCTATAAAAAGAAGTCAACCAACGAGATTGTAAACGCGCCTTCCTCTATAACATCTGGCTATTCGGGTGCGGTATTGAATGCGGGCGAATTAGAAAACAAGGGCGTAGAAATGCTGCTGACCGTGGTGCCCGTGAAAACCACCGACTTCACCTGGACTTCGTCGTTTAATACTGCCTACAACAAGAGCACTGTTATTTCACTGGCCGCTGGCCAAACACAGTCGGTGTACGCTACCTCGCGTTCGGGCGTAGGTTTCGTGGGGCAACTGGTAGACAAGCCCTTCGGCCAAGTGCTGGCATACGACTACAAGTACAACACCGATGGTAGCATTGCGCTGACGCCCAATGGCACACCGGCGCGGGGCAATTTGACGGCGTTCGGCACCGCCTTTCACCCCTGGACCGGCGGCTGGAGCAACGATTTCACCTACAAACGCTTCAACCTGGGCGTGCTGATCGACGGGAAATTTGGCGCTAAGATCTTCTCGGCTACCGACTACTACGCCACGATCTTCGGATTGCGCAAGGAAACGCTGGAGAACCGGGAGGGCACTTTCGGGCCTGACAACGTGGACGCCGCCACCTATTACGGCACCTTGGCCAACAACGTCTCCAAGCAGTTTGTGCAGGACGCTAGCTTTATCAAGCTGCGGCAGTTAACGCTGGGCTATTCATTCCCGAGTGCGCTGTTCAACAACAAAGTGCAGCGACTGACGCTGAGTTTGGTAGCTCGGAACCTGTTTTTCATCCGGCGCCTAACCGACAACATCGACCCCGAGGGCAGCTACAACGCCTTCTCGCAAGGTTTGGAGCTAGGTGGCGTGCCACCATCCCGGACGCTGGGCCTCAACTTGAGCGCCAAGTTCTAG